The Roseimicrobium gellanilyticum genome contains a region encoding:
- a CDS encoding YihY/virulence factor BrkB family protein, translated as MRAALRLKALTASRFFVILRRSVEGFAEDGVLRLSAALSYYSIFSIAPLLIVAVYIVGVFYGPDAAKGQLESQLENYIGTPAATAVQALVKSAHQPLRGGFALALGLAALMIGASGVFGQLKDSLNTIWEVQLKTTSVVRDFIHNRLLSFAMVLVIGFLLLTSLLLSAAVASLNTYLQGRFGVPAFVWTTANFVLSFAIVTTLFAMILKVLPDVQIAWRHVWLGAAVTAVLFETGKLGLAYYLGRESTLSSFGAAGSVVLLLLWVYYSSCILLFGAEFTRAYTQVMAEKIAPEPDAKPVTEEARAQSGLPSPSTKGTEPNPDSVVWRPGHSLSPREEAVLEHTTQHYNGNTPTSMKTVVAVTAAGVVAGALIGAVTNWGGKR; from the coding sequence ATGCGAGCGGCTCTACGATTGAAGGCCCTGACTGCCAGCCGCTTTTTCGTCATCCTGCGCCGCAGTGTGGAGGGCTTTGCGGAGGACGGCGTGCTGCGACTGAGCGCCGCGCTCTCCTACTATTCCATCTTCTCCATCGCCCCGCTGCTGATTGTGGCGGTGTATATCGTCGGCGTGTTCTACGGTCCAGACGCGGCCAAGGGCCAGCTCGAGTCGCAGCTTGAAAACTACATTGGCACTCCAGCCGCCACCGCGGTGCAGGCCCTGGTGAAGAGCGCCCACCAGCCCTTGCGTGGAGGATTCGCGCTGGCCCTGGGTCTTGCCGCATTGATGATTGGCGCCTCGGGTGTCTTCGGTCAGCTCAAGGACTCGCTGAACACCATCTGGGAAGTCCAGCTCAAGACCACGAGCGTGGTGCGCGATTTCATCCACAATCGCCTGCTGAGCTTTGCCATGGTCCTGGTGATAGGTTTCCTCCTCCTCACCTCGCTGCTGCTAAGTGCTGCGGTGGCCAGCTTGAATACCTACCTGCAGGGCCGCTTTGGCGTGCCGGCCTTTGTGTGGACCACGGCAAACTTTGTCCTCTCATTCGCCATCGTCACCACCCTCTTCGCGATGATCCTCAAAGTGCTGCCGGATGTGCAGATCGCCTGGCGTCACGTGTGGCTCGGCGCAGCAGTGACGGCGGTGCTCTTTGAAACAGGGAAGCTCGGCCTCGCCTACTACCTCGGTCGCGAGAGCACGCTCTCCAGCTTTGGCGCGGCGGGGTCCGTGGTCCTGCTGCTGCTCTGGGTGTACTACTCCTCCTGCATCCTGCTCTTCGGCGCGGAGTTCACCCGTGCCTACACCCAAGTGATGGCGGAGAAGATTGCTCCCGAGCCCGATGCAAAACCGGTGACCGAGGAAGCACGCGCGCAAAGCGGCCTGCCTTCTCCAAGTACAAAAGGAACCGAACCCAACCCAGACTCCGTCGTCTGGCGACCCGGGCATTCCCTCTCTCCACGAGAAGAAGCCGTGCTGGAGCACACCACCCAGCACTACAACGGAAACACTCCCACCAGCATGAAGACCGTGGTCGCGGTGACAGCCGCAGGTGTGGTCGCCGGGGCCTTGATCGGCGCAGTGACGAATTGGGGCGGGAAACGGTAG
- the hisA gene encoding phosphoribosylformimino-5-aminoimidazole carboxamide ribotide isomerase: MAMTRFRPCIDLHDGKVKQIVGSTLRDAGEGPRENFVSEKPASWYAELYKKDGLTGGHVIMLGKGNEEAALSALEVFPGGMHIGGGIRPDNARKFLDAGASHVIITSYAFDEQARFREDRVREMVDTVGRERLVLDLSCRATTDGWVVAMNRWQTMTDLIVDADAFKRLSPYCDEFLIHAVDVEGKCEGIDEALVKCLGVWCDNSVTYAGGARSVKDLERTQELSGGKVDVTIGSALDIFGGKGARYEECAGFNRR, translated from the coding sequence ATGGCCATGACGCGTTTCCGTCCCTGCATCGACCTTCACGACGGCAAGGTGAAGCAGATCGTCGGCTCGACCCTGCGGGATGCTGGGGAAGGCCCACGTGAAAACTTTGTGAGCGAGAAGCCCGCGTCCTGGTATGCGGAACTTTACAAGAAGGACGGGCTTACCGGCGGACATGTGATCATGCTGGGGAAGGGAAATGAAGAAGCGGCGCTCAGTGCGCTGGAGGTCTTCCCTGGCGGCATGCACATCGGAGGGGGCATTCGTCCGGATAATGCGCGGAAGTTCCTCGACGCTGGTGCCAGTCACGTGATCATCACGAGCTATGCCTTCGATGAGCAGGCGCGTTTCCGCGAAGACCGCGTGCGAGAGATGGTGGACACGGTGGGACGTGAGCGTCTCGTTCTCGATCTGAGTTGCCGTGCCACGACGGATGGCTGGGTGGTGGCGATGAACCGCTGGCAGACCATGACGGACCTCATCGTCGACGCGGATGCCTTCAAGCGCCTGTCACCGTATTGCGATGAGTTCCTCATCCATGCCGTGGATGTGGAGGGCAAGTGCGAGGGCATTGATGAAGCGCTGGTGAAGTGCCTCGGTGTCTGGTGCGACAACTCGGTGACGTATGCTGGTGGTGCGCGGAGCGTGAAGGACCTGGAGCGTACTCAGGAGCTGAGTGGCGGGAAGGTGGATGTGACGATTGGGAGTGCGCTGGATATCTTCGGTGGGAAGGGCGCGAGATATGAGGAGTGTGCGGGATTTAATCGCCGGTAG
- a CDS encoding host attachment protein encodes MNPPPFILVADRRTLKAFSSEGGQRLRLINAIAITDTPGDQDTRLSRDSFARQAAGHVARLLQAHQPERWAFAAPPEVNGAILDGLSPKWLTTLQDNLPRDLHREAPGSLTKLFQRPLN; translated from the coding sequence ATGAATCCCCCCCCATTCATCCTGGTGGCTGACCGCCGGACGCTGAAGGCCTTTTCCTCGGAAGGTGGCCAGCGCCTCCGACTCATCAATGCCATCGCCATCACGGATACGCCTGGCGACCAGGACACTCGCCTTTCCCGCGATAGTTTTGCCCGGCAGGCTGCCGGACATGTCGCGCGCCTCCTCCAAGCCCACCAGCCCGAGCGCTGGGCCTTTGCCGCTCCTCCGGAGGTGAATGGAGCCATCCTCGATGGGCTCTCTCCAAAGTGGCTGACCACACTCCAGGACAATCTCCCCCGCGACCTCCATCGGGAGGCACCGGGTAGTCTGACCAAGCTCTTCCAGCGCCCCTTGAACTGA
- a CDS encoding DUF1592 domain-containing protein encodes MPVPTLRRAPILPSLLLMGLFPTTAALHGASVAPDQNHPGAVIYRNTCLECHGAKGEGVAGKYDDPLHGERSLESLTKRIERTMPEGKEGTCVGDDAKNVAEYIYHAFYSAEAQARNAPAPLRDLTHLTNSQYRTSVADIMARFRQPLERLPNERGLKGRYNGFEIEPPPPPLHGPPRPGKKKLEPVVDEDRERPKFRMERLDPQVAFSFGADSPAPGKAVSDEFSIRWEGSLIVEETGSYEFILKTENGVRLTINDFEKSLIDAWVTPGPDVREEKKSIHLIGGRVYPISVEFFKFKDKTASVALQWKPPHGVQENIPSRFLIPQRGSEVFVSSTNFPADDRSDGYERGTGMSKDWEQATTDAAIELAEYVEKRLDRLAGTKAGAPDRADKLKDFAKRFAEATYRRPLTPEEQQVFIDGQFTKAPTPEMGVKRVVLLALKSPVFLYPGLADQQDKPDYKIATRLALDLWDSIPDKRLLEAAAQGKLRKKEEIRSQAVRMVTDPRTKAKLHGFFHHWLELERAEMIAKDSKTFPDFSAAVVADLRSSLWMFIDQVIWSERSDYRELLQADYLMLNERLAKFYSGGKEKPAGSEFQRVSFENKQRTGVLTHPYLLSSFAYTNQSSPIHRGVFITRNIVGMDIKPPPDDVKFDDAHFNPKLTMREKVTELTKSGACMGCHGTINPLGFSLENYDAIGRFRLQDNNKPVDATSELETHDGKTLKLTGPRDIAQYAVANPAGHLAFIRHLFNHTVKQPHLAYGPETLEGLRQSFEKNQFSVQKLLQDIAVLSASQDLPEIQGTVTQK; translated from the coding sequence ATGCCTGTTCCCACCCTCCGTCGCGCCCCCATCCTCCCCTCACTCCTGCTGATGGGCCTGTTCCCCACGACTGCGGCGCTCCATGGAGCCTCCGTAGCCCCGGACCAGAATCACCCCGGCGCGGTCATCTACCGGAACACCTGCTTGGAATGCCATGGGGCGAAGGGCGAAGGCGTGGCCGGCAAGTATGACGATCCTTTGCACGGCGAACGTTCGCTGGAGTCCCTCACGAAGCGCATCGAGCGCACCATGCCCGAGGGCAAGGAAGGCACCTGCGTGGGCGATGACGCCAAGAACGTGGCGGAGTACATCTACCACGCCTTCTATTCAGCGGAAGCGCAGGCCCGCAACGCTCCCGCCCCTCTGCGTGATCTCACCCACCTGACGAATTCCCAGTACCGTACCTCCGTGGCAGACATCATGGCGCGCTTCCGCCAGCCTCTGGAGCGCCTGCCGAACGAGCGCGGATTGAAGGGACGATACAACGGCTTTGAAATCGAGCCTCCCCCGCCGCCGCTGCACGGCCCACCTCGCCCCGGGAAGAAGAAGCTCGAACCCGTCGTCGACGAAGATCGCGAACGGCCCAAGTTCCGCATGGAGCGGCTCGACCCGCAGGTGGCATTCAGCTTTGGCGCAGACAGTCCCGCACCTGGCAAAGCCGTCTCGGACGAGTTCTCCATCCGCTGGGAAGGCTCGCTGATTGTGGAAGAGACAGGTAGCTACGAGTTCATCCTGAAAACGGAGAACGGCGTCCGCCTGACCATCAACGATTTCGAGAAAAGCCTGATCGATGCCTGGGTCACCCCCGGACCTGACGTGCGCGAGGAGAAGAAATCCATCCACCTCATCGGAGGCCGCGTTTATCCGATCAGCGTCGAGTTTTTCAAGTTCAAGGACAAAACCGCTTCCGTCGCTCTGCAGTGGAAACCACCGCACGGCGTGCAGGAGAACATCCCCAGCCGCTTCCTGATTCCCCAGCGTGGTAGTGAAGTGTTTGTGTCCTCCACCAACTTCCCCGCCGATGACCGCAGCGATGGCTACGAGCGCGGCACCGGCATGTCGAAAGACTGGGAACAAGCCACCACTGACGCGGCCATTGAGTTGGCAGAGTACGTGGAGAAGCGTCTCGACCGTCTCGCTGGTACCAAAGCTGGCGCTCCTGATCGCGCCGATAAACTCAAGGACTTCGCCAAGCGCTTCGCCGAGGCCACCTATCGACGTCCCCTCACGCCGGAGGAACAACAGGTGTTCATTGATGGACAATTCACCAAGGCGCCGACACCCGAGATGGGCGTGAAGCGTGTGGTGCTGCTCGCATTGAAGTCCCCCGTGTTCCTCTATCCCGGACTGGCAGATCAACAGGATAAGCCGGACTACAAGATCGCCACGCGTCTCGCGCTCGACCTGTGGGATTCCATTCCCGACAAGCGCCTGCTCGAAGCCGCCGCTCAGGGCAAGCTGCGCAAGAAAGAGGAGATTCGCTCCCAAGCCGTGCGCATGGTCACCGACCCACGCACCAAAGCGAAGCTGCATGGCTTCTTCCATCACTGGCTGGAGCTCGAGCGCGCCGAGATGATTGCGAAGGACTCCAAGACCTTCCCCGACTTCAGCGCCGCCGTGGTGGCTGACCTCCGCTCATCTCTGTGGATGTTCATCGATCAGGTGATCTGGAGCGAGCGCTCCGACTATCGCGAACTGCTGCAAGCCGACTACCTCATGCTCAATGAGCGTCTCGCCAAGTTCTACAGTGGCGGCAAGGAAAAGCCCGCTGGCTCCGAGTTTCAGCGCGTCTCCTTTGAAAACAAGCAGCGCACCGGCGTGCTCACGCATCCCTACCTGCTTTCGTCTTTCGCCTACACCAATCAATCCTCCCCCATTCACCGCGGCGTCTTCATCACACGGAACATCGTGGGTATGGACATCAAGCCACCGCCGGATGATGTGAAGTTCGACGACGCGCACTTCAATCCAAAGCTGACCATGCGTGAAAAGGTGACGGAGCTCACCAAGTCCGGCGCCTGCATGGGCTGCCACGGCACCATCAATCCTCTCGGCTTCAGCCTTGAGAACTACGACGCCATCGGCCGCTTCCGCCTGCAGGACAACAACAAGCCCGTGGACGCCACCAGCGAACTGGAAACACACGACGGCAAAACACTGAAGCTCACCGGACCTCGCGACATCGCGCAGTACGCCGTGGCGAATCCCGCCGGCCACCTCGCCTTCATCCGTCACCTCTTCAATCACACCGTCAAGCAACCCCACCTCGCCTACGGCCCCGAGACTCTCGAAGGCCTCCGCCAGTCCTTTGAGAAAAACCAGTTCAGCGTGCAAAAGCTGCTGCAGGACATCGCCGTCCTTTCTGCCTCTCAAGACCTGCCCGAGATTCAAGGAACGGTGACGCAGAAGTAA
- a CDS encoding histidine decarboxylase — protein MKSGTSALGPPVLPPAERERLDELYTRLSSLKPGNIGYPCNQNFDYSELFRFLEFSANNVGDPFNATNYRLNTQDFEREVLADFARYTRAPENEWWGYVNNGGTEGNMYGLYVARELYPDGICYFSEDTHYSVAKILRLQHTRNIMLKSQPNGELDYDDLHETLRIHRDVPPIIFANIGTTMKGAVDDLAKIRAVLDDLAIPNYYIHADAALSGMILPFVDAPQAWDFADGADSIAISGHKFLGSPLPCGVALARKKNVDRIARSIEYVGALDTTIAGSRNAFTPLMLWYRLRVLGDAGLRKLVQDCLDTAEYAVQKLNAAGIASWRNANSVTVVFPRPPTAIMQKWIIAPKKDIGHLITMPHVTKECIDAFVSDFTAALAGKPLT, from the coding sequence ATGAAATCGGGCACCTCCGCACTGGGTCCTCCAGTCCTGCCACCCGCAGAGCGGGAGCGACTGGATGAATTGTACACCCGCCTCTCCTCCCTGAAACCCGGTAACATCGGCTACCCCTGCAACCAGAACTTCGACTACTCGGAACTCTTCCGCTTCCTAGAGTTCAGCGCGAACAACGTTGGTGACCCCTTCAATGCCACCAACTACCGGCTGAATACCCAGGACTTCGAACGCGAAGTCCTCGCCGACTTTGCCCGCTACACCCGAGCCCCAGAAAATGAATGGTGGGGCTACGTGAACAACGGCGGCACCGAGGGGAACATGTATGGTCTCTACGTCGCCCGCGAGCTGTACCCGGATGGCATCTGCTACTTCAGCGAAGATACCCACTACAGCGTCGCGAAGATTCTACGCCTCCAGCACACGCGCAACATCATGTTAAAAAGCCAGCCCAACGGCGAGCTGGACTACGATGACCTGCATGAAACCCTGCGCATCCACCGCGACGTACCGCCCATCATCTTCGCCAACATCGGCACCACGATGAAAGGTGCCGTGGACGACCTCGCGAAGATCCGTGCCGTGCTCGATGACCTGGCGATACCGAACTACTACATCCACGCCGACGCCGCACTCAGTGGCATGATCCTGCCCTTCGTAGACGCACCACAGGCATGGGACTTTGCTGATGGTGCAGACAGCATCGCCATCAGCGGCCACAAGTTCCTCGGCTCGCCCCTTCCCTGCGGAGTTGCCCTGGCACGGAAGAAGAACGTGGACCGCATTGCCCGCTCCATCGAGTACGTGGGTGCTCTAGATACTACCATCGCCGGTTCACGCAATGCCTTCACTCCACTCATGCTCTGGTACCGACTCCGTGTCCTGGGCGATGCCGGCCTCAGAAAACTGGTGCAGGACTGCCTGGACACTGCGGAATACGCCGTGCAAAAACTCAATGCCGCCGGTATCGCCTCCTGGCGCAACGCCAACTCCGTCACCGTCGTCTTCCCCCGTCCTCCAACCGCGATCATGCAGAAGTGGATCATCGCTCCGAAGAAGGACATCGGTCACCTCATCACCATGCCGCACGTCACGAAGGAATGCATCGATGCCTTCGTTTCCGACTTCACCGCCGCCCTCGCAGGGAAGCCCCTCACCTGA
- a CDS encoding ACT domain-containing protein, whose translation MKQLTVIVPNEIGIAARLTTCLAERGVNIEEIDIEGAESQGIVTLSVDRYDEALRALVDEGFRAITQDTLLVRLDDKPGALAAVAIRLRDAGLDLRSMHILRRDGGQTYASLVASDNTKAAEILRDVIVGEGRGA comes from the coding sequence ATGAAACAGCTCACGGTTATCGTCCCCAATGAGATTGGCATCGCCGCACGCCTCACCACGTGCCTGGCAGAGCGTGGGGTGAACATCGAGGAGATCGACATCGAAGGCGCCGAAAGCCAGGGCATCGTCACCCTCTCCGTGGACCGCTACGACGAAGCCCTCCGCGCTCTGGTGGACGAAGGCTTCCGTGCCATCACCCAAGACACCCTCCTCGTGCGCCTGGACGACAAACCCGGTGCCCTCGCCGCCGTCGCCATCCGCCTGCGCGACGCCGGACTCGACCTCCGCTCCATGCATATCCTCCGCCGCGATGGCGGCCAGACCTACGCCAGCCTCGTGGCCTCCGACAACACGAAGGCCGCAGAGATTCTACGCGACGTGATTGTGGGTGAGGGCCGAGGGGCTTGA
- a CDS encoding YceK/YidQ family lipoprotein, which translates to MSIEAFLPSPTLKCFALHVVTSACLVASLSSCATALVRQDNPTKVEHPYPATAFDIGFFWAAGIQGEPLMAMADPNARNSTGERLMYGAGSIVDLPVSVALDTVLLPFDTIQLLRMRKEKPEGNAE; encoded by the coding sequence ATGTCTATCGAAGCGTTCCTTCCTTCACCGACACTGAAGTGTTTCGCTTTGCATGTTGTCACCTCGGCGTGCCTGGTCGCAAGCCTCAGTTCTTGCGCAACCGCCCTCGTTCGTCAGGACAATCCCACCAAAGTCGAGCACCCCTATCCGGCGACTGCCTTCGACATCGGGTTCTTCTGGGCTGCTGGCATACAAGGAGAGCCACTCATGGCCATGGCCGACCCCAATGCGCGCAATAGTACCGGTGAACGACTCATGTATGGCGCAGGTTCCATTGTCGACTTGCCTGTCTCTGTGGCCCTGGACACGGTGCTTCTTCCCTTCGACACCATTCAACTGCTGCGCATGCGCAAAGAGAAGCCGGAGGGCAATGCTGAATAA
- a CDS encoding macro domain-containing protein produces MIRDTHGDLIQMALAGDFDMIVHGCNCFCTMGAGIAKQIKATFPAAYEADCRTPKGDRNKLGTYSSAKVNDLTIINAYTQHHWQGSGQKADYDAIRSCLAKVAADFPNAKIGLPQISAGLAGGDWETILQIILEELGVTDATVVYYRP; encoded by the coding sequence ATGATTCGAGACACTCACGGTGACTTGATTCAAATGGCCCTCGCTGGGGACTTTGATATGATCGTACACGGCTGCAATTGCTTCTGCACCATGGGTGCCGGCATCGCGAAGCAGATCAAAGCCACCTTTCCCGCAGCCTATGAAGCCGACTGCCGGACTCCGAAAGGCGACCGCAACAAGCTGGGCACCTATTCATCCGCGAAGGTGAATGACCTCACGATCATAAACGCCTACACACAACACCACTGGCAAGGTTCTGGTCAGAAAGCCGACTACGACGCCATTCGGTCATGCCTGGCAAAAGTCGCCGCGGACTTCCCCAATGCAAAAATCGGACTACCACAGATCAGTGCAGGCCTCGCCGGTGGTGATTGGGAGACCATCCTGCAAATCATCCTCGAGGAGCTTGGAGTAACGGATGCGACGGTCGTGTACTACCGACCTTAA
- a CDS encoding FAD-dependent oxidoreductase, which produces MKRLLLAAILPLTWSPLHAKPTFREADVCVYGATPAGITAAVAAKQEGLSVVLIEPSRWVGGILGAGIKPMQDCPEPRAVGGLTTTKIFKAGNSPPQIRESFSQWLKDEGIPIIFEHRLRSADKEGARITKIHLDHAPPDKWGIPVPSAVDDSNTIVTAKVFIDASYEGDFLPAAKVSYTSGREPKDKFNESVAGVGPPTNWTPISPFITPGDPASGMLPWVDKDHGKPRHAGDDYTQAYNFRFYVTSDPEKRAALTPPDDYNPAQYELVGRYVEHLVKTQGSDAKKLKESLAGIFPGWRNEGEYNYQRKSLVTMSPLGISRFYQDGDWITKSKVWRQHVDYLRGLHHFLSTDARVPEDFRKETAALGLNKTMHPDTEGWPHQLYVRISRRMQSDYILTHADVLNKTDEKDGVGLALYGVDIYPVRRYVALHPETEELGVATEGNMFIGGAKGTGHPYPVPYRSIVPKTSECTNLIVPTCFSASFIAYASARMEPVFCVLGESSGVAAAHAIRANADVQSIDVPKLQARLLERGQVIAWKADAGDKKEAKQ; this is translated from the coding sequence ATGAAACGCCTCCTCCTCGCTGCCATCCTCCCGTTGACGTGGTCACCCCTCCACGCCAAACCCACCTTCCGTGAGGCCGACGTCTGCGTCTACGGCGCCACGCCTGCAGGTATCACGGCCGCCGTCGCCGCAAAACAGGAAGGCCTCTCCGTGGTGCTCATCGAGCCGAGCCGTTGGGTCGGTGGCATCCTCGGCGCCGGCATCAAGCCCATGCAGGATTGCCCGGAGCCACGTGCCGTGGGTGGACTCACCACCACCAAGATCTTCAAAGCCGGAAACAGCCCACCCCAGATCCGCGAGTCCTTCTCCCAATGGCTCAAGGACGAAGGCATCCCCATCATCTTCGAGCATCGCCTCCGCAGCGCCGACAAGGAAGGCGCCCGCATCACCAAGATTCATCTCGACCACGCACCGCCGGACAAGTGGGGCATCCCCGTCCCCAGCGCTGTCGATGATTCCAACACCATCGTCACCGCCAAGGTCTTCATCGATGCCAGCTACGAAGGCGACTTCCTCCCCGCCGCCAAAGTGAGCTACACCTCCGGCCGTGAGCCAAAGGACAAGTTCAACGAATCCGTGGCCGGCGTAGGCCCTCCCACGAATTGGACCCCTATATCACCTTTCATCACACCAGGAGATCCCGCGAGTGGTATGCTGCCGTGGGTGGACAAGGATCACGGCAAGCCACGCCACGCGGGTGACGATTACACGCAGGCCTACAACTTCCGCTTCTACGTCACTTCCGATCCCGAAAAGCGTGCCGCCCTCACTCCACCCGATGACTACAACCCCGCCCAATACGAACTCGTGGGCCGCTATGTAGAGCATCTCGTGAAGACCCAAGGCTCCGATGCGAAGAAACTCAAGGAGAGCCTCGCAGGCATCTTCCCCGGTTGGAGAAACGAAGGCGAATACAACTACCAGCGCAAGTCACTCGTGACCATGTCGCCTCTGGGCATCAGTCGCTTCTATCAAGACGGCGACTGGATCACCAAATCAAAAGTCTGGCGCCAGCACGTGGACTACCTGCGCGGGCTGCATCATTTCCTGAGCACCGATGCACGTGTGCCGGAGGACTTCCGCAAAGAGACCGCCGCCCTCGGCCTGAACAAAACCATGCACCCGGACACCGAAGGCTGGCCTCACCAGCTCTACGTGCGCATCTCTCGCCGCATGCAGAGCGACTACATCCTCACTCATGCCGATGTGCTGAACAAGACGGACGAAAAAGACGGCGTGGGCCTCGCCCTCTACGGTGTGGATATCTATCCCGTGCGCCGCTACGTGGCGCTCCATCCAGAGACCGAGGAACTCGGCGTGGCCACCGAAGGCAACATGTTCATCGGCGGCGCCAAAGGCACCGGCCATCCCTACCCCGTCCCCTACCGCAGCATTGTGCCAAAGACATCGGAATGCACCAATCTCATCGTGCCCACCTGCTTCTCCGCCAGCTTCATCGCCTACGCCTCCGCCCGCATGGAGCCCGTCTTCTGCGTCCTCGGTGAATCCTCCGGCGTCGCCGCCGCTCACGCCATCCGAGCGAATGCCGATGTGCAGTCCATCGATGTTCCGAAGCTGCAAGCGCGCCTGCTGGAGCGTGGGCAGGTGATTGCGTGGAAGGCGGACGCTGGCGATAAGAAAGAAGCCAAGCAGTAG
- a CDS encoding FAD-dependent oxidoreductase has product MLSLTRHRFFRSITCAFAGILLSPALQAETHSADVVIYGATPAGFCAAIGAAREGATVILAEPTAHIGGVNTGGLCFSDSNQMFRTHLKGVFEEFHLRMEADYKSRGVKLPYDVSVKDDHKPWTYEPHVAARVQKAMLDEAKVTVLGKKVLTTVKKDGSKISSFTTKDGDTFSAKAFIDATYEGDLMAAAGVTWVIGREGRKEFNETYAGKQYPKKPMPISGLDDKGNLLPLLTTKDAGPEEEGDKNVMVYSFRLCLTTDAANRVPFPAPAKYDPARFEVVRRYFAQEKKPILLWDLYPLPGNKVDANNGIGKQFSMGLVGGCNGWSEADEAGRARIWEEHKQYILELYQFLTTDPAVPQNLRDQLAAYGLCKDEFAEYGHWSPQLYVREGRRMRGAHVITEGDILKSPAKEDSIALASFPIDSHDCQRVARGDGEVVNEGTIFPVRVPNTKRGYAYQIPYRSITPKAEECSNLLVPVALSSTHVAYSSVRVEPCWMTIGQSAGIAAAIAGKSGEPVQKLEYSKLRQRLLAQKQALDLP; this is encoded by the coding sequence ATGCTCTCCTTGACCCGCCATCGGTTTTTCCGTTCCATCACCTGTGCATTCGCAGGCATCCTCCTCAGCCCTGCTCTCCAGGCAGAGACTCACTCAGCCGATGTCGTCATCTACGGCGCCACGCCTGCGGGATTCTGTGCGGCCATCGGTGCCGCCCGTGAAGGCGCCACGGTGATTCTGGCGGAACCCACGGCTCACATCGGTGGAGTGAATACCGGCGGCCTGTGCTTCAGCGATTCCAACCAGATGTTCCGCACGCATCTCAAGGGCGTGTTTGAAGAGTTCCACCTTCGCATGGAAGCCGACTACAAGAGTCGCGGCGTGAAGCTGCCCTACGACGTCTCTGTAAAAGATGATCACAAACCCTGGACCTATGAGCCCCACGTCGCCGCACGTGTGCAAAAGGCCATGCTGGACGAAGCCAAGGTCACCGTGCTGGGCAAGAAGGTGCTCACTACCGTGAAGAAGGACGGCAGCAAGATCTCCAGCTTCACCACCAAGGACGGCGATACCTTTTCCGCCAAGGCCTTCATCGACGCCACCTATGAAGGCGATCTCATGGCTGCCGCAGGCGTGACTTGGGTCATCGGTCGTGAAGGTCGCAAGGAGTTCAATGAAACCTACGCGGGCAAACAGTATCCGAAGAAGCCCATGCCTATCTCCGGCCTCGATGACAAAGGCAATCTCCTCCCCCTTCTCACCACCAAAGACGCCGGCCCCGAAGAAGAAGGCGACAAGAACGTGATGGTCTACAGCTTCCGCCTGTGCCTCACCACCGACGCCGCAAATCGCGTGCCCTTCCCCGCGCCAGCGAAGTATGACCCAGCCCGCTTCGAAGTCGTGCGGCGTTATTTCGCCCAGGAGAAGAAGCCCATCCTCCTCTGGGATCTCTATCCCCTCCCCGGCAACAAGGTGGATGCCAACAACGGCATCGGAAAACAATTCTCCATGGGCCTTGTCGGGGGCTGCAATGGCTGGTCTGAGGCGGATGAAGCCGGGCGCGCCCGCATCTGGGAGGAGCACAAGCAGTACATCTTGGAGCTCTACCAATTCCTCACCACCGACCCCGCCGTGCCGCAGAACCTCCGCGACCAGCTCGCCGCCTACGGCCTCTGCAAGGATGAGTTCGCCGAGTACGGCCATTGGTCGCCGCAGCTCTATGTTCGCGAAGGCCGGCGTATGCGTGGCGCGCATGTCATCACCGAAGGCGACATCCTGAAGAGTCCCGCGAAAGAAGACTCCATCGCGCTCGCGTCCTTCCCCATCGACTCCCACGACTGTCAGCGCGTCGCCCGCGGCGATGGCGAAGTGGTCAATGAAGGCACCATCTTCCCCGTGCGCGTGCCGAACACCAAGCGCGGCTACGCCTACCAAATCCCCTACCGCTCCATCACTCCCAAGGCGGAGGAATGCTCCAACCTCCTCGTGCCCGTCGCCCTCTCCTCCACGCATGTGGCCTACAGCTCCGTACGCGTCGAACCCTGCTGGATGACCATCGGCCAAAGCGCCGGCATCGCCGCCGCCATAGCCGGAAAGAGTGGCGAGCCTGTGCAAAAATTGGAATACTCCAAACTCCGTCAACGCCTCCTCGCCCAAAAACAAGCCTTGGACCTTCCGTAG